The genomic interval GCtagaggaaattattattattatttacttttaaacaTCGGAATTTTGCTGGTCCTTAGTAAACATATGACTGCAGGATATTAACTTGGTAGAATGTCCCAGTCTTGGAAATCTAAGACAAAGGTTCCTCTCTTGAGGGTGTGACAGAGAAGGACATTCTAACCTAGTAGATGTtttgacgccagttttagcaatcataaatcagtcaatcaatctggtaaacataatgcaacaacgagtccccctcccccaccctcaaaAAAAGCCATCATCTACTCTGAAAGTTTTTATTACCTGTGTCGCTACCATACTTCAACTCTGATAAGAAATCTCCTTGGTTAGCTATATGGCgatattcactataaatcaatcAGAGCTCTGGCGATGATGAATTGGTGTGGTTACCTGGCCCGCCTCATAGTAGTATTTCTCCGCGTGGGTTCCTCTGGACTAGGGATGTCAAACTCAAATCActttcgagggccaattatgcacttggttatggtctcgagggccatcaaagatttggcaattacttattccttatggctcatttattaagatttgcaataaaagagaAGTATTGCCAGTAATTATAATATGAGATAGATTAATAgattattgtcatatgaatgaaaggtaaaacttattatcttgttttagcAGTTGagtaactttagttaaattttcctcagttctaacagttctaatagtagctcgagttgaaaaatctcttggtACCTCTCTGGACTAAAGGGATCTATCCTGTTGCTGGCCCCATAGAAATGCATGCTTTGAGGATAACCGTATGCACGTTGAAACATAATCCTAAATATTTCAAAGAGTCACCAAACTGTTCTATCTAGCGCTGAGACTGCCTCATGAGTAAGATGCCATAGCATCACTCGTGACATCTTGCGAGCGTTTGAGGAACTGAGTTTGATCTCCTTGTTACCTATTGACATCTCGATTTGCATTTATTAGATGATGCTTAAGaggtttgagtctctctctctctctctctctctctctctctctctctctctctctctctctctctcaatttatatttTCGAATGCTTAATTTTCCCATCCAATATGACAATATAGGTTGAaaatacacaagcacacatacatacatactttctaTACTTACAGTTTTAATGTATTACAGCAgcagcaatacacacacacacacacacacagagagagagagagagagagagagagagagagagagagagagagagagagaggttcccatTCCCATAACTATGTGGCGGACTTCCCACAACGTCTCAAAGTCTTATTCCGTTGAGCTACAGAACCCGGAAAATAGAATTAACCCTTTGCCATAAGAGGACTTAAAGACGAGGCTGCGAAGGACCCTATCGATGTCCTTTGGACAGCAACCACCAGGGATGAATAGGGGCCAGAGAATAGAGGTGCTAATGAGATGAGGATACTCCCAATATATTCTTCTGATTTTGTTTGTTGCTTTTTATCTGTATTCTTTTCCTTCccttaatattattatctatcattGGCGGTAGTAGGTTTTCTGTTAGGTGGGAACATGCGTGTATGCGGGAACCTACATTAACATATTTAGCTTGCATTTTGATGCAAGTTTAATTTACAATCGTAGGTTATtgtttaaatatgtatttaaaacacacaaatgccatgttttgaatattattgtatagatatatatttaaaacagacAAGTGGCCAtgttttaaatattattgtatacatatatatttataacattcaaATGCCATGTTTTAAATATCAtcgtataagtatatatttaaaacatgCAAATGGcatgttttaaatattattatatagatatatatttaaaacttataaatgccatgttttaaatattattgtatagatataaatttaaaacataCAAATGCCATGTTTTAAAtatcatcatataaatatatatttaaaacatgcAGATGACATGTTTTGAATATTACTGTATAAGTATGTATTTAAAAcgtacaattgtttaaaaaaaaagatgtatgaatatatgttaaCTTGTAGGTGTTTATGAATGAAAATGCACGTTCACTCACATACGTAAGTTATTGATTACTTTCCAATCCGTATCCTAACCCCAATCATTTTCCTCTGCAGGTGTCGGAGGCAGCGTCATCGGAGGAGTAGGaattggtggaggaggaggaggacgaggaggggCAGTGCGGGGGGAAGGCCCCAGACTGACCGTGACTCCCCCTTTGTACGTCGTCTTCTCCTCCGGGTCGGGGGTCGTTCTGGGATGTCTGGCGGAGGGCTCGCCGCCCCCCGTCGTGACCTGGGTCACTGGAGAGGGTCGCCCCCTGTCCGCACAGTCGCCTTACATCGACATCCTGGCTAACGGGTCCTTGGCGGCTTGAGGTCGTCCCCCGACAGGTCGTTTTTtcggattttctctctctcttctcctctctctcctctctctcgtatatatatatatatataatatatataatatataatatatatatatatatataatatattattaaataatatatactaatataataatattaagatgCCACGAAAGATGAAAAAACGGAGTTAGCCGAGTACTCGTCATTCGGAACCCTACTGAGATGCCTCAGTAAAGgggccgaataggaccgaaagtactcggctatctcctttgtggcaaaaaaacctttatttatacatagcatcacgtttttatatacttcgtgaatcaaagttattattataatatttaatatatatatatatatataatatatatatataatatatatatatatatatatatatagtatacgcatTTATgtttacatgtgtatatgtatgtatgtatgctttctcattaaatgtaattttctacacCCTACAAAAGCCAACAGGTCAAGGGTCAAGTAATTCTCTGACGTCATCAAACACTTCAGTTAATTGCTAATATAATCCTCATAAGCTCCTTGTAAAAGTCCTGAAATGTTACAAAATGTGCGAGTTAAAACGGATCAAAAGACAACAGGAGCAAGATATCTTTAAGCCGagaattaataatactaataataataataatgataatgataataatgataataatcttggTTCAGAAGCTAGCTTTGATAAATGTAAATCTCTCAGgtggtaatatttttattttttgtttgtgtgatggcttaataataacaatatgtgtGTCCGCATTTTTTCTATATGTAATAACGATTGTTTGTTGGTAAATTAACTCTGCTTTTAGATATTTCGTCACTACTGGTCTTTGTATAAGAACACAGAATTAATGTGCCTCTATCCGAGCTATTAACGTCATTTTTGCAGGTATGggtacactatagtagattcacatcagccgtgcatctgatgtcgaggccagttggtttggtgtttgcttctcacctcggtggtcgcgggttcgattcccggccattccattgaggagtgagagatgtgtatttctgatgatagatgttcactctcgacgtggttcggaagtcacgtaaagccattggtcccgttgctgaataaccactggttccatgcaacgtaaaagcaccatacaaacaaacaaacaaaccagtcacttacgacgctcctgattggctgttgataagccaatcacaggggaaactctcagtttcgagagagagctcacatagacaggatgtttGTTCCACTTCTCCAgtgggatgcgtctttcaaaagtatcattcaggagaggtggaatatacatcctgcctatgtgaacgctcgagagagactgagagtatccagccctgtgattggcttatcagcagccaatcaagagcgtcgtaagggactggcctaggtatcaggtgcacgtttgatgtgaatctactgtattAGTAATACTGATATGTCTCTTTTATTACGGaatcataatattaaaattttgtaaTTGGGTACATTATTTCCGCGCTTCTGCGGTCAGCGACGGCCGGAGTGTGTATTAGGGATTATCTTTTTACCCAAAGGTTACAACACTCGCATCCTCCTAAGCTCATGATGTGAGGAAATCATGAAGACTatccggaatatatatatatatatatatatatatatatatatatatatatatatatataattatatttagatataaaatatatgtatttagacTGAAAAGTGTTTGTATAAGGAGGGGATTCAGCAGATGTAGATTAGAAAGAGAATATTGTTAGGTGTGATCACAAATGAGATGTACCTGAATATTGTGATTACGGTGTGAGCTGGTGACCCGTGTTGATAATGAACGTCTCGCTGAGCCTGAAGTTTTATAGGAAGGGCTGAGGAATAGATTGTCTCATCATACAAAAGCAACAGTGACATTGGGAACGAAGACTTATGGGGAAAATAACATTATCAGACCAGGGATGGTTTATGGTAGGACTGTGATGGAGAGAGATGATAGAGGAATAGTGTGTGTAGCTCTCCTCTGTGTAAAAAAGGGAGATCGTGTTTTGCTTAGGCGTTTGTTGTGAATCAATCAAGTTAGAATTTGGTAAGTTAAGGGAAagttttttatgtagaatacacgGCGTCGAAAAGTATTTAATAGGACAATAAGAGAGACGGTGTTTAGACCGTTATTGAGGATGTACGGCACAAGTAATAGGTATTTGAGCGTGGTTATCAGTTCTCCAGATGGCAGTGAAGCGTGTGTTAGTATACGTAGATAGGAGTCATTGGTTTAATATAGAAGAGGGAGTGAGTCAAGAGTTTGTCACGTAATGGTGGCTGTTAGATATCTTCATGTATGGACTAATGCCAGAAGTCAGGGAAAGAATATTTGAAGCTGGTCCGAAGCTGTGGGATATGGAAGTGAATGGTATTATGTCGAATGGCGGAGGGTCGTAGGTAATGCAGTTCCTACTGAGGGTAGTCAGAAGCTGCAAagactatagtacattcacatcaaccctgcatgtgatgtctaggccagtcccttac from Macrobrachium nipponense isolate FS-2020 chromosome 28, ASM1510439v2, whole genome shotgun sequence carries:
- the LOC135201200 gene encoding cell adhesion molecule Dscam2-like; this translates as MSGKARTHSGVLRTLVFLSLLILLIAIISCSGVGGSVIGGVGIGGGGGGRGGAVRGEGPRLTVTPPLYVVFSSGSGVVLGCLAEGSPPPVVTWVTGEGRPLSAQSPYIDILANGSLAA